The sequence TAGAGAGGAGAATAGTCAAGATGCTACCCGTCATGTCATGAATCGATATCATGCTATGGTATCGATTCATGGTGTAAAGAGAGATCAATCAGATAGCACATGACTAAGAGTGGCAAGTGTTACCACCTGTCTTGGGTGTCACCTAGCAGTCATGGAAGTGATCACAAGTTCTCTATTCCATTCTAAAATTATAATCCAGCACTACTTTTCTATTACTTTGTTATATTATCTGTGACCCTACCCaacaaaaagaaaatagaattgctctctgtgtatgtatctaaactttctgtatgtatataaactATGTATCTAAACTCATGTAAAAATACttaatcatgaaaattgttttacttatatacttataacattagcctatttcattgtagtattcttttaatatctttattacacttatATATCCAAATAGAATTGCCAATTTTCTATAGAGTTataataaatctatatcttatcttatcttatctttcttatcttACCATACATGAACACTGACTTGCCTTGCAAGTGATGTCTTTTGAACAGgcatagatatatacaaactGAACCTGTTATTGCAACATGTTGACACAATGTAGCCACAGAcattgatgtacaatgtattacacgGACTCACATTAGAGGAGTGTCTCTGATAAGTGGTTATACATTCAACCTTATTTCTAACTTCAGTATGAAGTTGCAGTCTGTGGGAAAAAAACttatataattttattctgTAGTCTTCTCACATATAAAtgacattatgcaaatattcagaGATTTCcagtatttacactatcttgattacagtgTGATTATATCTGGATTTCCAATAACCTTTATTGTAATATACCATATGCTACAATAATATACTTTGTGTGTCTAAAGTTGTTGAAAGTACATCTGCCATTGTCACATTTCTGGTAGTCTAGTTTCCTGTCACATTACAAtcactatgatcatctccaggGAGATGGTGATCGGAGAAAATGTCGACAAGTATAGGACTCAACTATGTTTCTGGTAGATTTTGACGAGCACCATATTTCCATGCTCATGCACATCACAGGAAACTCAAATAGATTTTACTAACTTTACAAAGTGTTTTGTGAAGGGCTTTGTGAAGGGGGGCAAGCAGATAAAACTTGCATGAATTGGCATACTTTGTACTATAACTTTGATGGGGAACCCCAGTCAGATACCTTTGGAACTCAGGTGATGAAtcacatgcattgacattattAAAATCACAACAACTATCtgagttgacctttgacctgccaAGCAGAACTAGATAGCCTAAAAACATAGAGTCTATATACATACTAAAGATATGGACTTTTGATAGATATCCATACAAATGACAATGTATGCTTCCGGGAtaatttcaccacaaaaatcttCCCTACAGACTGAACATTTTGAACATGCAACTGCAATATGGTGggaggggaaggggagggggagggggaaggaCAGGAGTTGAAATGTTCATAAAAAATGCGCATGGATATCACCACAGCTTTTTAAGTTTTCGCATTGTTTTCATAAAGTTTACAAAGTGGGACATCAGATTTTGTAGACAGTACAAATAATAGTTTGTTTGTGGTGTCACATTGTTTGTTATGTTTAGCGAAAAGTCAGAGGTCAGATATGTAGGCGTTTGCATAAAAGAAGGGAGCATGTGTACTTTGAAATACTTCCTTATAAGGTCGTTCTGAGTACAAGATGACATTTTTTATTAGCTCTAGCTCTAGTCCATAATGGTAGATACGTTGAAAGTACGATAATTTTAGAAAACAGTGAATTGTGTATTTTGGGGAGAAACTTAATTTTGCCAATTTTACAGAAACaatttttgtgtcaaaataaaTTAAGTGTTATTGTTTAGTCATGTTACTTTGTAAAAGCTGAGCAGAAGAATATTTGTGTTTTACCAGACTTCATCCCTATGTTACTGAGGTTCCCAAATCTTTGCAaaaatacatagatatatactatataccCCCACAACCCACCACAACCTACCCAGCCTGTTACTGAGGTTCCCAAATCTTTtgcaaaaatacatacaaatatataccatatacccCCAcaacccaccccacccacccagcCTATGTTACTGGGTTCCCAAATCTTtgcaaaaatacacaaatatataccatatacccccacatcccaccccacccacccagcCTATGTTACTGGGTTCCCAAATCTTtgcaaaaatacacaaatatataccatatacccCCAcaacccaccccacccacccagcCTATGTTACTGAGATTCCCAAATCTTTTGCAaaaatacatagatatataccatataccacCACAACCCACAACAACCTACACCCTACACCCAGCCTCTGTTACTGAGGTTCCCAAATCTTTGCAaaaatacatagatatatatcATATACCCCCACAACCCACCACAACCTACCCAACCCACCCAGCCTATGTTACTGATTCGTGAGGTTCCCAAATCTTtgcaaaaatacatacaaatatataccataatatacccCCACAACCTACCCTACCTGTTGTTACTGAGGTTCTCAAACCGTACCAAATATTAATGCTATATTATTATGGAAGTATAGAAATCCATGCACATTATATCCCCTTCTGTTTACTTTATTGGTTCTAAAACCTTACCAAACACTTgattacatgtaagtatggACATccatgcaagttttaccagatacCTAGATATCCCCTATATGTATCCCATAAGCCTCTATTATTTAGGTTCACAAACCCTACTGAACATATTATTAAAGTATGGCATCTATGCTAGATTTTACCAAATTTCCCCACTCTGTTACTTGAATTCCTAAACTGAACAATGATCCTGTGTAGATTGTATGTATGGTCCTCTTTAATATGGCATAAACCTTTCTGTTGATACTGATAGAATTTTCAGACAGAGTTTGTTTGTCACTCCCCAACAAATTGTCCTTTTGTGTGCATATACTgatacattgtcattttttaaaagagtGATTTACCAGACTTCCTGATACTGAGATGAGACTCATGAATGttcaatgaatgaatcaaaTCTCGTGCCCTGTTTTCACTTTCTGTTCTAAATTGTTCTCTCAACAGTTACATAAGCAGGCAAGCTCTAGTGTCGACAAAAACTCTTTCCAACCACTATGCACAGAAGATGTGAGTAAAATTGAAGTAAGGTAAGAAATATTGCAATGTCAAGTTTGTGAATGTCAAGTGTCAACATCCAGATGGTGATAAATTCTATGGTTTTGACCTCCTTATCTCTCGGTACAgatgtaaatataataaatattttatccCTAGCTTGGGGTGGATTACTGTACTATAATACTGCTGTTTAACTcattcagtcacacacacacacacacacacacacacacacacacacacacacatgcgcacgcacgcacacacagacacacatacacacacacacatacacatacacatacacacacacacacacatacatacatacatacacacacacacacacacacacacacacatacatacatacacacacacacacatacacacacatacacacacacacacacacatacatacatacacacacatgcatacacacatacatacacacacacacacacacatacatacatacacacacatgcatacacacatacatgcacacacgcacacacacacacacacacacacacacacacacatacacacacacacgtgacaTTACTGTTTGATGTAGCTCAAATTGCTAACCTTGTGTACATTTATACTAAATTTTGACATTCTAGAGTTTAAAGTCAGTTTAaaattcttttctttgtttcaatttcagAATATCTGTGTGGAATGCATGGAATGCATCAACATTCAGCTCAGGAAAATTTACAGATGTATTTATAGGAGAAGTGAAACTGTCGCTAGGCAACATCGATGTTTCTAACGGCGCTCATGAGGCGTGGTGAGAGAAATATTTATCTATTAGAAGGAGATCATTACTGAAAAAATTAAAGACATTTTTATATTCAACAAGTCTTAGAGGGAGATTTTATAAATTTGACTAGTCAGTGTTGTGCTTGAGTACAGAAAATTGATAGTTGTCTTGATACGCACCCATATTTTGCACTGAACTTGCATTGTCACCTgggaatgacctttgacctgatacATCAACAATATGGAAGGAATAGTTTCCCTTTAACAGCTGTGTTTGTTTATCTATTAAAAAAGTACCTGTTAGTTTCATATGTTATAACTGTAAATCACTTTGTTGATTATTTCAGGTACTTCTTACAACCTAGGGAATCACCTACAAAGTCACCCAAAGCTGAAGTTGGGTCATTAcgaattcaaattaattataaCGAAGATCATGTATTTCCATCTACTTCTTACGAGACCTTCAAACAAGTACTTCTTAAATCAACTCATGTACAGGTAAGTCAATTAAAACAAACACTAACATATAAAGAACTTTTATTCAAAATCTGAACCATATATTGTCATAAAATGTCCGATTCAAATAAGATTTAAAATGGAGGTGTGCAAAACAGTTGGCAGAATAAGTTGATCCTGGacaaaagaatgattctatCTAATCCTTATGGTTTCAgggataagataacactaatgtgagaacctgggattgaaaccctggcctttaactgataagataacactaatgtgagaacctgggattgaaactctggcctttaactgataagagaACACTAacgtgagaacctgggattgaaactctggcctttaactgataagataacactaatgtgagaacctgggattgaaactctggcctttaactgataagataacactaatgtgagaacctgggattgaaactctggcctttaactgataagataacactaatgtgagaacctgggattgaaaccctggcctttaactgataagagaacactaatgtgagaacctgggattgaagtATGGGTCTTTAAAGGGGAACATCGATGAGGCTGATATTAGCTGAATTTCTTTATGCTTAGGGGGCCCATATTTCGTTATGCTTAGGGGGCCCAGAAAAGTCATTTCACCATTTCCACATTGTGCATCCTTTCTACTAGTCTCCACTAGTCAAAAACAAGAACTGCctactttttgtatttttcaaacattttactGACTACATTCAGTTATTCTTCATCGATATGTTTGTCTACTTTCTTAGATAATACATATCTGAAAATTAGCCACACCTCAGATCATGTTTTTATAATTGCAAGCAGCTATCATCATGTTTTGAATTTCTAGCCAATCACTGTATTACAAATTCCAACCAATCACCATCCTTGTCACAAAGAAAGTCAGTTCCTTCATATAACATTTATCAACCAATCATAGATACTGTTTCATATTACAGCCAATCACTTCCAGTGCAGCTTATCTGATTGGTGAAATCCATAAAGACAAACAAAGTGTAGCCAAATCATTGGTCAGATTATTTTATCATGACTCATCAATTGTCAACCTCCTACTTACACTTGCTGCTcaagaaatttcaaaaactACGTAAGTACATTCTTACTTTCCAATTTCTGTGTTTGTGAGTCATTTGTTCATGATGGAACAAGGTTACAGAGACAATTTTCCTCCAGAAAGTCAAGACTTTTGGATTTgcaaaatgtgataaatgtaaatgtaaatattttgtgacAAAGTTTGAATGAGACACACATATGCAAATAATTAGTTTGGGACAAAACTGTGAGAACTCTAAACTGTGTTGAAATACAAACCCCATATTGTAAGAACTTCAAACTAAGTTCAGTGCAAACTCCAAAACTGTAAGAACTTTAAACTAAGTTGAGTACAAACCCTGTATATTTGACCTTGgacaataataaattataattataagaATTTGTAATGTGCAGTATTTCTTATGTACTTCATTACTTGTATGCCACAtagtaaatactgtaaacctggaaactTTCGTTAAAGTCTTATTTATGCGGTTTTTTTTCCGTTGGAAAAAGAAACAATGAAAATAAGTAGTGGCAAAAATGCCTTCTTTTATACAAACACAGCGTACCAGGTTTAGAAATGTGTAAACATTAGTctagttgaagactgtaaaattgcaaaattttctaatgtgaatatttaggtttacagtttacagtttGTACATGACTGCATTTTAACACACTAAAACACTGCATAGACTGTGCAGGTAGTTTGAAGACACATATTTTTTCAGTGTTTCATTACATTTCAATTgaccattgcagactgcaaatgGAAAATTGAGAAtgcagcgccctcgctcaaattgggggtatcatcgcCTCTTAGTACAgcttcttaagagctttgtcccctggtattctgtagaagtgtaaatcagggatgtttttcgcattgttcagacatcaaggaaagcagcagtgctctgtgattaaccaagtaacctataccatgtatacccccaaggtacacacagacaggaagtagagcgccaccacagataggaagtagagcgccaccatggcaaattttggaaaggcctattaaGAACTGATGAATGTTAAAACTGTAGAACTTTTCTCATCTTGTCACAGAAATAGTACTACTTTGTTTCGTGGTAACACCCTAACAACCAAATGTATTGATGAGTATATGAAGTTAGAAGGCCACCATTATTTACAAGACACTCTGAAGAAGATCCTGGATGAAATCTATGAAGAACATCTATCATGTGAAGTGGATCCATTGAAGTTAAGAGATGGGGAGAATATCCAACATAATCTTGTAAGTAGTAGCTGCAAACAATTTTCAGGTGTGAAGTTGGTTTTCAAATTCTCCCTACATTGCTCATTATAGTTATGAATATGGTTGGGAGAATGTATGCAATGATCATGCGTATCTTAGATGAGGTTGTTGTTATGTTAATTTCTTGCTGTACTATGTCATTGACCATAATGTGTCCTTAATGTTAATGAGAAAATACCAATTTGTCGTTTGTCTTTCTGAGTAATTTACAGAATGATGTTGAGACTTTGTCTTCTTTTTTCAGAGTAATTTACAGAATTATGTTGAGAAGACATATGAAGCCATTGTTGACTCGGCCATGGCATGTCCTACCAGGATATGTGAAGTATTCTATGGACTAAAGAACAAAGCTAGACAACAGTTTCCAGGTATGAATTTGTCTATCAATATTCACCAGGAGTTGAGAATCTTGAAGGACCATCAGGACTGaagatggccctcactggacttcttaggagacaagtgtttatatactgaAAGAAcgatccagtataaataaagatgatTATTAGGCCtcaaaaaacaattgtttggttccggttacccgaccccacctagcttttcactgccgaccctaaacttgttttatgtatgttagaaaaaagtaataaaattgcaaaaattgtgacgtctcacaagaaatagtggaggcagaaactgacatcaacttaaaaagacaatataaaactgttcttctgatctgtaatggctgtacatctgataggaagaaataaacaacacagactgagaccatttggaaaacaatgaaaaacccGAACTAAACactaacacagaaaaaaatatgataaataaaataaaaaatctacctatcgtatcccacctattttaaaatttaacgtaatcggaaccacacaattttttttattaggccttattattattattattattgttgatatttgcactcaaacaaaaatgtatattttgtttatttaccagATGATATTGAAGCCAATTACGCCTCTGTGAGTGCGTTTATATTTCTGAGATTCTTTGTCCCGGCTATACTTAATCCCAAGTTGTTTCATCTCAGGACAGACAATGCAGTaagtatattgtgtttgtttgtttttatcttctccactgtctatgcatTCATCGAGTAAATAGAATGACTGAGTGATAGCTAAGTGGAGTCTTTAAGATTACAAACTctacattagtctgtaagatacagacattcatgccacactatcagcctGCACTCACATGGTTAAGAATTGatctgaacaacatgacatatcttacattCTACATTCTAGGGTGGGGGTGGTCTGTAAGATgcagacattcatgccacactatcatgacaaattccatagtttcAGGTCCTCACTAttggacattttttttattaagagTACTATTGCCCTAGATGTTGTATGattaatatgtttgtttttatggTTTAATAGCCATAACAGGTCATAATTTTGACAGTACTTTTGACAGGTCATGATTTGATACTGTTTGAATTATTGACATGATTTACACTGTGTTTGACAGGACGAAATAACCAGTCGGACGCTGACATTGATATCGAAAGCTATACAGACACTTGCCAATGTAACACAGCCTTCCAAAGTGGTAAgcagagatatacatattccacACATTATGTCTGCAGATATAGTTACACCATCTCTTTGAAAAGACACATAATATTACAATGCATCATTAGgaccatggactagattagtttcaAGTGAACTAACACCAGAACATTTTcttattaatgatattttctttctgtattgttattatcttatgtttctggtggaaataaattcaattctatTTAATACCATATTGTCCGTAAATGAGTATGAAGGTGACTTGAATCATAGAGTAGTTTCACATCTCGATGACTTGGCATATTCACTTAAAAATGCtgtttatcaacatattgtaACTTACAAAGTGGTAAgcagagatatacatattccacACATTATATCCACAGATATAGTTACACCATCTCTTTGAAATAGCACATTAGATATACAAAATTAGATTGATAAGTAatgcattttgttttcaaaactttttttaGAGTTGTCATGGAATGAAAGAAGAATACATGTCAGGCTTGTATTCCCAATTGTTGGATAAAGAGCATATTGGAAACGTCAAAATGGTAAGTTGACATTTTATCATTACAGTGTTATGGTCTAGAGTTCTGAACTGGTatagtattacgtattaaaaacttcattactaataccagtctagtcaagtCGGTTGTTCGAACGCATTATATCTGTGCTCCCCCaaccgtgttcatataaacatgatgacgtcgtcgcatccccacatgattttagtttaaacagactggaggtggagtccttgttggacatttgcatatcatatcagtcctagAAACGTTAGAAAAGTCAAAAACCTttctgtatcaaatgaatattaatgagtgatgACGACAAcatgtcagtttgtgatggattactactgacatgtgccgtTTGTGCTTCGTTCACTACAGGGGAGCACCATAATTTAACACTTTTAGTAACCAacttgactagactggtattagtaatgacatttttaatacgtagtactgtaccagtttagaactcgAGACTAACAGTGTTATTGATAATGAAATGTTGTGATAATGAAAtttgtttcactttcttttacCTACAGTATATAGATATTATATCATCTTCAACTAGAGCTCATGTCCATACACAGGAATCACCAATATTACTGAAAGAAGGGTAAGTTATCCACATTTATTTTCTATAGATTCTTAGAAATTCATGAGCTTGGTTTGATAATATAATGACATTTATAACCATCATTTGTATAAAATTTACTATGTACAAACACTAGATATATAAGAACGTGTTTTATTGTAAGTACTAACATTTTAACCAGTACACACAACATGCTTTTGATAAACTgagagctttcgactgcaaacagtcagtcttgttcactcatgatagagggcactgttgAAAAGCTGAGAGCAtttgactgcaaactgtcagttttgttgactcatgatagagggcgctgttgataagctgagaactttcgactgcaaactgCACTCCATGATAGATGGTGGTGTTTATGATCACGTCACTTTGTGGATGCTTATTGTATACTGGTGAAAATGACTACAAAAATGGCGTGAATCTCTGCTAGTTGTGGGCTCTTCCAAGGAGTTTgagtaaaataatattttatataactAAAATTTTCACAAGCATGTACATCCAGCATTAATGCTATATACCTATTTCATTGCAAATACTGAAGCCCATAGAAGTAACATTAAGTGGAATTGGTGGCACAGAATTGAACTTCCTGCTAATATTGATCCTGTGGgcttgacatgcatatgtacagtGACATTTGCAATATGTGTATTAGTATTAGTGttggtaatattttcaaaacactaaattaaaagtacatgaaTGGTATGGCATAGAAACAGTGAGAGGACACTACAGAAATCTCCAAATAATGCTGCATAGTCAGTATTCTGCCCACTATGGAGAAAGCATAGTGCTAACACCATCCTTGTCAACAAGGTTGCCATGTTTGGCAGGTTGCTGCCATGCTGTATCTACCCACTATACAGAAAGCATAATGCTAACACCATCCTTGCCACCAAGGttgccatgcttggcaggttgcTGCCATGCTGTATTCTACCCACTATACAGAAAGCACAGTACTGACACTTGACAGTAATGAATTTTATTATGTACCTTAGAGAAATGATCAAACGAGCTCAAGGAAGGAGGAAATTTGGAGTGAAGAATTTCAAGAAGAGATGGTTTTATTTGACAACGAAGGAACttatatatagtaaagacaGAGGTAGAGTTATGACTTTGTTTGGAATATTTAAGATCATTTAATGTACTTCATTGATAATTAGATTTGCcaattgattggttggttgattgattgattgattgattgattgattgattgattgattgattgattgattgattggttgatttgattggttgattgattgattaattggttgatttgattggttgattgattgattaattggttgATTGATGTAATACTGAAACTCTGAATTATCTTTCTCTGTtcattattcatttcatttacagaTTTAAAAAATGAGTAATTGAGTAAGATTTTTGACTGGGTTAGGGTGTGAGAATTTACCTTAAAACCAAACTaataaataaacagttgatGAGTTATTAGGAATATTTATGTCgatatttattaatttcataaCATTTGTTTCTACTAGGTACAAAACCTCTGTGTAATATTCCAGTTGAAGATATTTTGGCTGTTGAAAGACTCCAGGAAGAATCCTTCAAAATGAAACATGTAAGAGACAGAGTTATGGTGATTTGAAAGGttctgaaacaaaacatatcaatgACCAAG comes from Glandiceps talaboti chromosome 11, keGlaTala1.1, whole genome shotgun sequence and encodes:
- the LOC144442518 gene encoding ras GTPase-activating protein 3-like; this encodes MADSTGVHVRILESLRIKIGEAKNLGSCGGNGKDTFCCVKLDQEEIYRTAIQEKTNSPFYSEECGFDIPRKFRTVGFYIYDKDRLKRSDAIIGKASLRRDELHHYHGHDHWLQLTPVDADSEVQGKVHIEIRFKELLSDTGTSFNKIAIRVIDGSDLTIVNGQCDPYVLVTFATPSRSETKKTKVRKKTADPHFDETFFFELHKQASSSVDKNSFQPLCTEDVSKIEVRISVWNAWNASTFSSGKFTDVFIGEVKLSLGNIDVSNGAHEAWYFLQPRESPTKSPKAEVGSLRIQINYNEDHVFPSTSYETFKQVLLKSTHVQPITSSAAYLIGEIHKDKQSVAKSLVRLFYHDSSIVNLLLTLAAQEISKTTNSTTLFRGNTLTTKCIDEYMKLEGHHYLQDTLKKILDEIYEEHLSCEVDPLKLRDGENIQHNLSNLQNYVEKTYEAIVDSAMACPTRICEVFYGLKNKARQQFPDDIEANYASVSAFIFLRFFVPAILNPKLFHLRTDNADEITSRTLTLISKAIQTLANVTQPSKVSCHGMKEEYMSGLYSQLLDKEHIGNVKMYIDIISSSTRAHVHTQESPILLKEGEMIKRAQGRRKFGVKNFKKRWFYLTTKELIYSKDRGTKPLCNIPVEDILAVERLQEESFKMKHMFQVVQPERALYVQSKNSVEEKQWIDLLTKIVKSNRNRLKSYHPAAYLHGHWICCKATVEHSPGCTPVTGDVLADIQIDIDVDRELERLHSLFFSHIDTMEILLDECEKREDCERPISVNGCNIMLDDLDTAKETLKTLREEIIGIEQEHKQYFKRLKKETKYGSEQSPIEAFSLSDVFR